The sequence below is a genomic window from Trueperaceae bacterium.
GCGTTGATGCAGACGAACGTGAACGTGCAACGGCTCACCGTCGAGGCGCTCCTGACCGGCGAGCGCGAGCACGTCTACCACGCCGCCATGCTCGACCCGCACACCGCCTCGGAACTCGACCTGAAGCAGATCCGTGCGCTCGTCGACGCCCTCCTCGACGCGCACGGGGACAGGATCCCCGAGGCCCTGCGCGGCTGAGCGGACGGGCGCGCATGACGAGCTCTCGACGCAAACGCACGACCCTGAAGGAGGTCGCCCACCGGGCCGGCGTCTCGCCGACGACCGCCTCGTTCGTCCTCAACGAGACGCCCGGCGCCGCCATCAGCGCCGCGACGCGCGCCCGCGTCCTCGACGTCGCCCGGGCGCTCGACTACCTGCCCTCCGCCGCCGCGCGCAGCCTGGTGACCGGCGAAACGAAGACGCTGGGCCTTGTGATGCTCCGCGCGGACCTGCTGTTGGTCGACGCCTTCGTGCCGCAACTCCTCTACGGCCTCAACCACGTCGCGCGGCGCGCGGGCTACACGGTGCAGGTCGAGGGCATCGACGCGGTCGCCGGCGACGACGGGGCGCCCGCCGCGGAGGACGACGACCCGTACCTGCGGATGATCCAGGCGCGCGGCCTCGACGGCCTCGTCGTCCTCGACCCCCGGCACGGCGACGCCAACCTGGCGCGACGGATCGCCGACGGGACGCCGATCGTCACCCTCGGGACGGTGCCCGGCGCCGACCCGTACCGCGTCGTCTCGGACGAGGCCGCAGGCATGCGCCGCGCCGCGGAGCACCTGCTTCACGGGGGGCGACGGCGCGTCGCGCACCTCACCTTCTCGCCGCGCGGGCGGTCGGGCACCGACGCGCGCCTCGCCGGCTACCGCGCGGCGCTCGAGGGGTTCGGGGTCGCCTACGACGAGGCGCTCGTCGAGGAGACCGGCTACAGCGCCGCCAGCGGCGCCGACGCCATGGCGCGCCTGCTGGCGCGCCGCCCCGACCTCGACGCGGTGACGTGCGGGAACGACACCGTGGCGCTGGGCGCGATGGCGGCGCTGGCCGACGCCGGCCTCGCGGTGCCGGACGACGTCGCGGTCGTCGGCTTCGACGACCTGCCCTTCGCCGCGCAGCTCCGCCCGGCCCTCACGACGGTCCGCACCGACCCCGTCGCCGCCGGGGAGCGGGCGATGGAGACGTTGCTGTCGTTGCTGGCCGGCGAGACGCCGGAACGCCGCGAGATCCGCATGCCGACCCCCCTGGTCGTGCGCCGCTCGTGCGGCGTCGATCCCCCGTCCGCCGGACCCCCGCCCACCTGACCCCGTCCGTCGATGCCAACGCCCCGCCGCGGCGGGGCGTTGACAGGTCGATGACGTGCGACTATCGTGACCTAACACGCGTTAGTCCCGTTTCGCGTGCCCGAATCGGGCCCCCGAGGCCCCAGGACGGATCCGCACCCCGTGCGGCCCCCCGCCCGTGGTGTCCTGGATGCGCCCGCATTCGGACCCCCGTTCTCGTCCTCCAGGAGGTGGACATGCATCGAGTCGCCCTGACCCTTCTCGCCCTGCTGACCGCGACCGCCGTCAGCGCCCAAACGCTCACCGCGTGGGTGTGGGACATCAACAAGCCTGCGCTCGAGAGCACCATCGAGAGCTTCCAGGAGATGCACCCCGGCGTCGACGTCGTCGTCGAGGACCTCGGGAACCAGAACGTCTACGACCGCGGCCTCGCCGGCTGCGCCGCGGGCGGCCTCGACATGCCCGACATCTACCTCGTCGAGAACAACGAGGCGGAGGTCTTCTGGTCGCAGTTCCCCGACTGCTTCGTGGACCTCACCACCCTCGGCGCCGACGAGCTCCGGCCCGCGTTCCCCGACTTCAAGTGGGCGGAACTCACGGTCGGCGACGCGATCCACGCCGTGCCGTACGACTCCGGCCCCACCGCGATCTTCTACCGTCGCGACCTGTACGAACAGGCCGGCGTCGACCCCGCCGACATCGAGACCTGGGCCGACTTCATCGACGCCGGTGCGCAGATGAACACCGCGTTCGACGGCAACGTCAAGATGGGCGCCATCGGCAAGGGCGCCGACGACGAGTGGTTCCGCATGCTCGCCAACCAGGCCGGCTGCTTCTACTTCGACCAGGCCGCCACCGAAATCACCATCACGCAGCCCGGCTGCGTCCAGGCGATGGAGACCATGAAGAACGTCTGGGACGCCAGCGTCCTGCACCCCGCCGGCTGGTCGGAGCAGATCCAGTTCCTGCAGAACGACGCGCAGGCCAGCTCCTTCTTCGGCAGCTGGTACTCCGGCACGCTGATCGCCAACATGCCCGAGGACCAGGCCGGCGAGTGGGGCGTCTACCTCACGCCCGCGCTCGAAGAGGGCGGCGTCCGCGCCAGCAACCTCGGCGGCAGCGCGCTCGCCATCCCCGCGAGCAGCGACCACCCCGACCTCGCCTACGACTTCATCACCAACGCCCTCGCCGACGAGGAGAACCAGCTCGAGATCCTGTTCGAGTACGGCCTCACCCCGTCGCTGCTCTCGCTGCAGGGCGACCCCGCCCTCGAGCAGGGCGTCGAGTTCTTCGGGGGCCAGGCGATCTGGGAGGACATCCTCGGCACGCTCGGGGACGTCCCCGCCGTCGCCGGCACCCAGTACTTCCAGGAGGCCCGCGAGGTCATGATCGTCACGGTCAACGACTACCTCGACGGCGAGTACGCCAGCGCCGAAGCGGCGCTCGAGGCCGCCGCCGACCAGATCGCGGCCAGCACCGGTCTGCCGATCGCGGACTGAGCGACCGCCCGACCCCGTGGAGGGCGCCCCTGGGGCGCCCTCCACCCCTCGGCCCGAAAGGACCGGCATGACGCCAGAGCCCGCCGCCGCCCCCCGCCGTCGCCCCTGGCGCCGCCGCGCGACCCCCTATCTTTTCCTGACCCCCTTCTTCGCGCTCTTCGCGATCTTCTGGGTCTACCCGATCGCCTATTCGTTCGTCCTCAGTTTCCTCAACACGCGCCAGCGCCCCTGGACGCTCGACTGGGACTTCAACTGGGGTCGGCTGGTGCAGGACGAGTACTTCTGGAACGCGCTCGGCAACACGATGCTCATCCTGGTCGTGCAGGTCCCGATCATGCTGGCGTTCGCCACGCTGCTCGCGGTCGCCTTCTCGAGCGACCTGCTGAGGTTCAAGGGCTTCTTCCGCTTCGCCTTCTTCGCGCCGCTCGTGCTCGGCGCGGTGCCATACTCCGCGGTCTTCCGCCTCATCTTCAACGAGCAGTACGGCGTCCTCAACTACGGCCTCACCGCGATCGGCCTGCCGTCGGTCTCCTGGCTCTACGAAAGCACCCCCGCGCTCGTGACGATCATGATCGCCATGACGTGGCGCTGGACCGGCTACAACGCCGTCATCCTGCTCTCGGGCCTGCAGTCGATCCCCGCGACGCTGTACGAGGCCGCCAAGATCGACGGCGCGACCGGCGTGCAGCGCTTCTTCCTCATCACGATCCCGATGCTGCGCCCGGTCCTGCTCTTCACGTTCGTGCTGTCCACCATCGGCACCCTGCAGCTGTTCACGGAGCCGTGGCTCATCACCACCACCGGACCGGGCAACGCGACCGAGACGCTGGTGACGTACCTCTACCAGCAGGGCTTCCGGAGCTTCAACTTCGGCTACGCCTCCGCGATCGCCTACAGCGTCGCGATCATCGCGGCGATCTTCTCGCTGCTCCAGATCCGCCTCGTCGGCGGGCGGGAGGTCGAGCGATGAAGCGCGACCGCCTCCTGCGCAGCCTGGCCCTGCACGCGCTGCTGCTCCCCCTGGCGCTGTTGTTCCTCGCACCGATCGCCTGGATGCTGATCGCCGCGACGCTCCCCAACGCCGAAATCCTCGCCGCCCCCCCGACCCTGCTGCCCGGCACCCACCTCGCGGAGAACTGGCGCGACCTCAACGCCGACCTCGACTTCGTGCGCGTCATGATCAACTCGATCGGCATCTCGATCATCTTCACCAGCGTCGCGACGTTGATCGCCGCGATGACCGGGTACGCCTTCGCGAAGTTCCGCTTCGTCGGGCGCGGCGTACTGTTCACGATCGTGATCGCCGCCCTGACCATCCCCTTCGAGGTCCGCGCGATCCCCCAGTACCTCCTCGTCGCGCGCGACATGGGGCTCTCCAACACCTGGTGGGCGATCATCCTGCCGTGGATCGCCTACCCGCTCGGCGTGTTCTTCATGCGCCAGAACATGCTCTCGGTCCCCAGCGACCTGCTCGAGGCGGCGCGCATCGACGGCGCCGGCGAACTGCGCATCTTCGCGCAGATCGTGCTGCCGATCATGCGGCCCGCCCTCGCCGCCGTCGCGATCGTGCTGTTCTTGTTCCAGTGGAACGACTACTTCTGGCCGCTGTTGATCCTCTCGCAGAAGGACGCCTACACCATTCCCGTCGCCCTCGGCACCCTCGTCGGCCTGACCCGCGTCTCGTGGGGCGGCATCATGGTCGGCACCGCCATCGCCACGCTGCCCTTCCTGCTGTTGTTCCTCTGGCTGCAGCGCTACTTCATCGCCGGCATCACCGCGGGAGCGGTGAAGGACTGACCCCGCGCCACGGGGCGGCCCCCCACGCCGCCCCGCCCGGCCCCCCGCCCGACCTCGACCCGCCCCCGCGCGGCCTCGAAAGGACCGACCCGTGACCCTCGGCGTTTGCTACTACCCCGACCATTGGCCCCGCGACCGCTGGCGCGAGGACGCCGCCGCCATGCGCGAGCGCGGCATCGAACGCGTCCGCATCGGCGAGTTCGCCTGGAGCCTCCTCGAACCCGACCCCGGCCGCTACGACTTCGCCTGGCTCGACGAAGCGATGGACGTCTTCGCCGACGCGGGGCTCGGCGTGATCCTCGGGACCCCCACCCCCACGCCCCCGAAGTGGCTGATCGACGCGCACCCCGACGTCCTCCCCGTCGGCCGCGACGGCCGCGTCCGCGGGTTCGGTTCGCGCCGCCACTACTGCTTCCGCAGCCGCACGTACGCCCGCGAAACCGAACGCATCGTCGGCGCCCTCGCCGAACGCTACGGCCGCCACGAGGCGCTCGCCGCCTGGCAGACCGACAACGAGTACGGCTGCCACGACACCACCCGCTGCTGGTGCGACACCTGCCGCGCCGACTTCCGCACCTGGCTCGAGGCCCGCTACGGCACCGTCGACGCGCTCAACGAAGCGTGGTGGACGACGTTCTGGAGTCAGACCTACCGCAGCTTCGACGAGGTCGAACTCCCCGGCCAAGCGGTGACCGAAGCGAACCCCAGCCACGAACTGGACTACCGCCGCTTCGCCTCCGACGGCGTCGTCGCCTACGACGCGCTGCAGCGCAGCGCGATCCGCCGCCACTCCGACGCGCCGATCGTGCACAACTCCATGATGATCTTCCCCGACTACGACCACGTCGACCTCGCCGACGGGCTCGACGTCATCGCCTTCGACAACTACCCCCTCGGCCAGCTCGAGGAGTCGCCGTTCGACGCCGACACCAAGGCGCGCTACCTGCGGACCGGCCACCCCGACCTCGTCGCCCTCAGTCACGACCTCTACCGCGGGCTGAAGGACGTCCCGCACTGGGTGATGGAGCAACAGCCCGGCCAGGTGAACTGGGCCCCCTCCAACCCGCTCCCCGCCGACGGCGCCGTCCGCCTCTGGACGCTGCAGGGCCTCGGGCACGGCGCGGAGATGGTGTCGTGGTTCCGCTGGCGGGCGGCGGTCGGCGCGCAGGAAACGAACCACGCCGGCCTGCTGCGGCACGACGCGACCCCCGACCAGGCGTTCGAGGAGGCCGGCCGCGTCGCCGACGACGTCGGTGCGCCGCGCAGCGGTACGGCGAGCGCCGCCGCCCGCGACGTCGCCGCCGGCCTCGCCGCCGCCGCGACGCCGCGGGCACCGGTCGCGATCGTGTTCGATTACGACGACCTGTGGGCGTCGGAGATCCAACCGCACACCGCCGGCTTCACCTACTGGGGGCAGGTCCTCGGCTACTACGCCGCCCTGCGCGGCCTCGACCTCGACGTCGACCTGGTGCCGAAGAAGAAGCTGGGCGTGCCGGCGGCCGACGGCGGCCGCGACCTCACGCCCTACGCCGCCGTGGTCGCGCCGGCGATGCAGCTCGTGGGCGACGCCATCGTCGCCCCCTTCGAGGCGTACGTGCGGCAGGGGGGACGGCTGCTGTTCGGGCCGCGCAGCGGGGCGCGCACCCCGACCGGCGTCGCGCAGGCCCCCACCCCCGGACCGCTCCGCCCCCTCGTCGGCGGGCGCGTCACCCGCATCGACGGCCTCCGGCCCGGCGTGACCCGGACCCTCGAGGCGGACGGCGCGACGTACCCCTACGGCACCTGGGCTGACCTGCTCGAGGCGGACGCGGACGGCGAGGTGCGCGCGACGTACCACGACCCCGCCTACCGCGGGGCCGCCGCCTGGGTCGCGCGCCGGCACGGCGACGGCGAAGCGTCGCTGCTCGGCGCCTGGCTGGAGGCGGACGCCCTCCGCACCCTCCTGCGCCCCTGGCTCGAGGCGGCCGGCGTCGCCACGCGTCCCCTCCCCGACGACGTGCGTCGCGCCGGACGTTGGTGGCTGAACTTCGGCGACGCAGCCCACACGATCGACGGCGTCACGATCCCCGCGCTGGACGCCGTGGAGGTCGACCCGGGGTGAGCACGCGGCGCGGCCCGACCAGCGAAGCGGTCGCGCGTCGCGCCGGCGTGTCGCGCAGCACCGTCTCGGTCGTCCTCAACGGCGCGACCAACGTCACGATCGCGGAGGAGACGCGCCTCCGCGTGCTGGAGGCGGCGAAGGACCTCGGCTACGTGCCCTCCGCCGCCGCCCGCCAGTTGGCGTCGGGCCGCGCCCGCACGATCGGCCTGGTGATCTCCTACGCCGAGAACCTCCGGACCGACGCGTTCGTCCCGCGCGCCCTGTACAGCCTCAACGACGCCGCCCGCGCGCGCGGCTTTCGCGTCCTCGTCGAAGCGCTCGAGGACGTCACCGACCCGTCGGCGTACCGCGAACTGGTGCGCGGCAAACAGATCGACGGGCTCATCGTCCTCG
It includes:
- a CDS encoding LacI family DNA-binding transcriptional regulator produces the protein MTSSRRKRTTLKEVAHRAGVSPTTASFVLNETPGAAISAATRARVLDVARALDYLPSAAARSLVTGETKTLGLVMLRADLLLVDAFVPQLLYGLNHVARRAGYTVQVEGIDAVAGDDGAPAAEDDDPYLRMIQARGLDGLVVLDPRHGDANLARRIADGTPIVTLGTVPGADPYRVVSDEAAGMRRAAEHLLHGGRRRVAHLTFSPRGRSGTDARLAGYRAALEGFGVAYDEALVEETGYSAASGADAMARLLARRPDLDAVTCGNDTVALGAMAALADAGLAVPDDVAVVGFDDLPFAAQLRPALTTVRTDPVAAGERAMETLLSLLAGETPERREIRMPTPLVVRRSCGVDPPSAGPPPT
- a CDS encoding extracellular solute-binding protein, with amino-acid sequence MHRVALTLLALLTATAVSAQTLTAWVWDINKPALESTIESFQEMHPGVDVVVEDLGNQNVYDRGLAGCAAGGLDMPDIYLVENNEAEVFWSQFPDCFVDLTTLGADELRPAFPDFKWAELTVGDAIHAVPYDSGPTAIFYRRDLYEQAGVDPADIETWADFIDAGAQMNTAFDGNVKMGAIGKGADDEWFRMLANQAGCFYFDQAATEITITQPGCVQAMETMKNVWDASVLHPAGWSEQIQFLQNDAQASSFFGSWYSGTLIANMPEDQAGEWGVYLTPALEEGGVRASNLGGSALAIPASSDHPDLAYDFITNALADEENQLEILFEYGLTPSLLSLQGDPALEQGVEFFGGQAIWEDILGTLGDVPAVAGTQYFQEAREVMIVTVNDYLDGEYASAEAALEAAADQIAASTGLPIAD
- a CDS encoding sugar ABC transporter permease yields the protein MTPEPAAAPRRRPWRRRATPYLFLTPFFALFAIFWVYPIAYSFVLSFLNTRQRPWTLDWDFNWGRLVQDEYFWNALGNTMLILVVQVPIMLAFATLLAVAFSSDLLRFKGFFRFAFFAPLVLGAVPYSAVFRLIFNEQYGVLNYGLTAIGLPSVSWLYESTPALVTIMIAMTWRWTGYNAVILLSGLQSIPATLYEAAKIDGATGVQRFFLITIPMLRPVLLFTFVLSTIGTLQLFTEPWLITTTGPGNATETLVTYLYQQGFRSFNFGYASAIAYSVAIIAAIFSLLQIRLVGGREVER
- a CDS encoding carbohydrate ABC transporter permease, with amino-acid sequence MKRDRLLRSLALHALLLPLALLFLAPIAWMLIAATLPNAEILAAPPTLLPGTHLAENWRDLNADLDFVRVMINSIGISIIFTSVATLIAAMTGYAFAKFRFVGRGVLFTIVIAALTIPFEVRAIPQYLLVARDMGLSNTWWAIILPWIAYPLGVFFMRQNMLSVPSDLLEAARIDGAGELRIFAQIVLPIMRPALAAVAIVLFLFQWNDYFWPLLILSQKDAYTIPVALGTLVGLTRVSWGGIMVGTAIATLPFLLLFLWLQRYFIAGITAGAVKD
- a CDS encoding beta-galactosidase, yielding MTLGVCYYPDHWPRDRWREDAAAMRERGIERVRIGEFAWSLLEPDPGRYDFAWLDEAMDVFADAGLGVILGTPTPTPPKWLIDAHPDVLPVGRDGRVRGFGSRRHYCFRSRTYARETERIVGALAERYGRHEALAAWQTDNEYGCHDTTRCWCDTCRADFRTWLEARYGTVDALNEAWWTTFWSQTYRSFDEVELPGQAVTEANPSHELDYRRFASDGVVAYDALQRSAIRRHSDAPIVHNSMMIFPDYDHVDLADGLDVIAFDNYPLGQLEESPFDADTKARYLRTGHPDLVALSHDLYRGLKDVPHWVMEQQPGQVNWAPSNPLPADGAVRLWTLQGLGHGAEMVSWFRWRAAVGAQETNHAGLLRHDATPDQAFEEAGRVADDVGAPRSGTASAAARDVAAGLAAAATPRAPVAIVFDYDDLWASEIQPHTAGFTYWGQVLGYYAALRGLDLDVDLVPKKKLGVPAADGGRDLTPYAAVVAPAMQLVGDAIVAPFEAYVRQGGRLLFGPRSGARTPTGVAQAPTPGPLRPLVGGRVTRIDGLRPGVTRTLEADGATYPYGTWADLLEADADGEVRATYHDPAYRGAAAWVARRHGDGEASLLGAWLEADALRTLLRPWLEAAGVATRPLPDDVRRAGRWWLNFGDAAHTIDGVTIPALDAVEVDPG